The following coding sequences lie in one Pungitius pungitius chromosome 18, fPunPun2.1, whole genome shotgun sequence genomic window:
- the ess2 gene encoding splicing factor ESS-2 homolog, which yields MEGSASVRRALCGTLVPVTVSTMALLQQPEENDKGKLHRKVLDEEEYIESLEKIIQRDFFPDVTKLQAQKDYLDAEETGDLERMREISIRYGSSLNKSTPRSTAPYVTPASFETPLGRSGSPSSIHGSKSLDGESRNDEKKEKELPCLDRFLDKNTSEDNASFEQIMDLAEDKERLKHSWLYEAEAEYKQRREENLALPSAEKAALECVKAGLETWEYKAKNALMYYPEGVKDDEALFKKPREVVHKNTRFVGDPFSKALNKSQIQQAAALNAQFKQGKVGPDGKELIPHESPTVNGYGFESMPSPAPGVAESPLMTWGEIESTPFRLDGSDSPFVERNHGPSFKIPEPGRRERLGLKMANEAAAKNRAKKQEALRKVTENLASLTPKGLSPALTPALQRLVNRTSSKYTDKALRASYTPSPSHQVPGCKSPFGGPATPSGTPTPNKVKTPSSQDLTSLTDDLLQLPKRRKAADFF from the exons ATGGAGGGCAGCGCCAGCGTGAGGAGAGCCTTGTGCGGGACTCTCGTCCCTGTAACAGTATCAACAATGGCTCTCCTACAACAACCCGAAGAGAACGACAAGGGCAAGCTGCACAGAAAGGTCCTCGACGAAGAGGAGTACATTGAG AGTTTAGAAAAGATCATCCAGAGGGACTTCTTCCCAGATGTTACCAAGTTACAGGCGCAGAAGGACTACCTTGATGCGGAGGAAACCGGTGACCTAGAAAGAATGAGAGAGATATCCATCAGATATGGATCATCTTTGAATAAATCGACACCACGATCTACTGCACCCT ATGTGACACCAGCAAGCTTTGAGACGCCATTGGGCCGCTCGGGGTCTCCCTCTTCCATTCATGGCAGTAAAAGTTTAGACGGTG AGAGCAGGAATgatgagaagaaagagaaggagctcCCGTGTCTCGATCGCTTCCTTGATAAAAATACCAGTGAGGATAATGCATCATTTGAGCAGATAATGGATCTGGCAGAGGACAAGGAGAGGCTGAAGCATTCCTGGCTATATGAGGCTGAGGCTGAATACAAACAG CGCCGCGAAGAGAACCTTGCGTTGCCATCCGCAGAGAAAGCAGCACTTGAATGTGTCAAGGCTGGACTTGAGACCTGGGAGTACAAAGCAAAGAATGCATTGATGTATTATCCAGAGG gtgtgAAAGACGACGAAGCTCTTTTTAAGAAGCCACGGGAGGTAGTTCACAAGAACACACGCTTTGTTGGAGAcccattcagcaaagctctcaaCAAAAGCCAGATTCAGCAGGCTGCAGCTCTCAATGCACAG TTCAAACAGGGTAAAGTCGGACCTGATGGGAAGGAGCTCATCCCACATGAATCCCCAACAGTGAATGGATATGGTTTCGAAAGTATGCCGTCCCCAGCACCTG GTGTAGCTGAGTCGCCTCTGATGACCTGGGGAGAGATTGAGAGCACCCCATTTCGTCTGGATGGATCAGACAGCCCGTTTGTCGAGAGAAATCACGGCCCGTCATTTAAG ATTCCAGAACCTGGAAGACGAGAGCGGCTGGGTTTAAAGATGGCCAACGAAGCCGCCGCCAAAAACCGTGCAAAGAAACAGGAAGCTTTGCGAAAGGTCACAGAGAACCTTGCGAG TCTTACTCCAAAAGGCCTGAGCCCAGCCCTCACCCCTGCCCTGCAGAGGCTCGTAAATCGGACATCCAGCAAGTACACGGACAAGGCATTGCGGGCGAGTTACACGCCGTCGCCCTCGCATCAAGTCCCCGGCTGCAAGTCTCCGTTCGGTGGCCCCGCCACGCCATCGGGAACGCCGACGCCAAACAAAGTCAAGACGCCGAGCTCTCAGGACCTCACGTCGCTGACAGACGACCTGCTGCAGCTTCCCAAGAGACGGAAAGCCGCTGACTTCTTTTAA